CAGACCACGGTTCGGGTAGTCATACCCGCCGCGCTCTCCGGCATTGGCACTGCCGTCATGCTGGGCATGTCGCGGGCCATCGGCGAAACAATGGTGGTTCTTATGGTGGCTGGCGGCGCGGCCATCATCCCCACATCCCTGCTGGACCCGGTGCGGCCCATGCCCGCGTCCATAGCCGCCGAAATGGCCGAGGCCCCCTTCAGAGGCGAGCATTATCACGCGCTCTTTGCCATAGGCATTGTGCTCTTTCTGCTGACCCTGGCCTTCAATATGTTCGCCGGGCATATTGCCGAAAAACATCGTCAGGCCGGATCCTCCAGCTTATAGAGCAATTTCACTAGCGATGCTGTCGCCATCCGTAAGGCTTCTTCGTCGCCTAACGGCTGCCGCTTGAAATTGCTCCGGCGACTGCGTGAGCAGACGCCCGCCGCTGAGGCGCAAGCGCAGCTTCAGCGTTGCCCGCAGGGCTTACGGATGAAGACAGCCCCGCTATTTATTTGCGCTGTGACGCGCCGAAACGGGCGTCTTGGAAGCATCGAGAATGGATATTCTCAATGCGAAAATGCTATAAGGAACAGAACGGAGAAAACATGTCACAGGCATCATCTACACAGCACGATTCGCAGCCCGGCGCATCCACCCGCGTGATGCTGCCCTCCAGCGGCAGAGCCAGGGGCCGCGCACAGAACGTCATGTTCTTCTTTCTGCGCGGCGTGGCCGCCTGCAACGTTTTGGCCCTGATGGGCGTATGCGGCTTTTTGTTCTACAACGGCCTGCCCGCGCTGAACTGGGAGTTCATCAGCCAGTCCCCCCGCAACATGATGACAGAGGGCGGCATACTGCCCTGCATCATAGGCACGGCCATTCTTTCGCTGGGTTCGCTGCTGCTGGCCTTTCCCCTGGGTGTGGCCTCGGCTATCTACCTGCACGAATACGCCAAACGCAACGCCTTTGCCCGCTACGTGCGCCTTGGGGTCAACAACCTTGCCGGCGTGCCTTCCGTGGTCTTCGGCCTTTTTGGCCTGTCCTTTTTTGTGACCTTTTGCGGCTTCGGGGTCAGCATACTCTCGGGCATACTGACGCTTGCCGTGCTGACACTGCCCGTCATCATCGGCACCGCTGAAGAAGCCCTGCGCAACGTGCCGGACACCTACCGCGAGGCCTCCCTGGCCCTTGGCGCAACCAAGTGGCAGACCATCAGCCGCGTGGTGCTGCCCTGCGCCCTGCCCGGCATGCTCACGGGAGCCATTTTGGGCGTGGCCCGCGCGGCGGGTGAAACCGCGGCCATCATGTTCACGGCAGCGGTTTTTTATACGCCCAAAAGCCCGGATTCCATTTTCAGCTCCGTCATGGCCCTGCCCTACCACATGTACGTGCTGGCCACAGCCGGAACTGAAATTGCCAAAACCCGGCCCCTGCAATACGGAACCGGCCTTGTGCTCCTGCTGCTGGTTTTGAGCATGAATCTGCTGGCCATCCTTTTGCGCGACCATCTGCAACGCAAACGCTAACCCGCCTGAAGCCTTTCTTTCACTTCGCCCCTTTCACGATCCCTTCACGCCTTTTTCACAATAATCCGCCCGTCACCATTGATGACGGGCGGATGTTCTTTTGTGGAAATGAAGTCAAAAAGTATGAAAACCATCATCATATTTCCATATGCACCGTTTAGAGAAAGTTCAGAGATATATTTTAGCACAGCATACAAGTGAAATGGCTTAACTGCTCAGCAAGGATTATCCGGGAATCCTTGCCGTGAAATGCGAACAGGCAGGCTTTACCTGCCGCACGGAGCGTTTCACGCGTTCAATGCTTGAGCAGCACCGCAGGCAAACATACCCACAAGGGAGTATCAGATGCCACAGACGCCCCAATTTGATGTTTTGCAGCACAAGGTAACACAACCTTCATTCAATGTGGACCTGCATGTTCACTCGCGGCACTCCACAAATCCGTCACAATGGGCGTTACAGAAAATCGGCTGCAGCGAAAGCTATACACATCCCTCAAAAATATATGATATCGCCAGGTCCAGAGGGATGGATTATGTGACGATTACTGACCATGATACCATTGCGGGGGCGTTGGAAATAGCTCATTTGCCGCAGGTATTCATCAGCGAAGAAATTTCCGCATTTTTTCCTGATGACCGCTGCGAAATCCATGTACTTGCCTGGAATATCACTGAAAAACAGCACGAAGACATACAGCGCCTCAGAAGCAATATCTATGACCTCGTCCCTTACCTCATCCAGCAGAATATTCCACATGCCTGCGCCCATCCCTTGTGCCCTGCCAACGACAAACTGACCATACCGCACGTTGAAAAACTGATTCTGCTGTTTTCCGTATTCGAACTGAACGGGGCGCGCAATGATGTGCAGAATGAGGTTTTGCGCTCTATCGTGGCCGGGCTTACCCCGGAAATGACCACACGGTTTGAAGAAAAATACAATCGTGCATCTCTGGTCGCGCAGCCCTGGAACAAGCATTTCATGGCCGGGTCGGACGATCATTCCTCCTGCAACATAGCCAGAAGTTTTACACGCATTACCCCCGTGTGCGACAGCGGCAAGGGCAACACGCTTCCCGCTGCCGCACAGCTTTTGCAGGCCGTGATGCAGGGCAATACCACTGTGAATACGGTTCCGGCCACGCCGCTCTGCTTTGCCCACAATCTGTACGCCATCGGCTACCAGTTTTATAAAAACTCCACTGATCTGGCTCAGGACATGCACTACAGCAGCGCACTCCGATTTGCGGAAAACATGCTGACAGGCGCGCCGGAACTCAAGCCCATGTCTGTCAAAACGCGCATGCTGACCCTGGCCGGATTTCTGCTCCGCTTTGGACGGGGAAGGCGGACTACTGAAAAAAGTATGCAGGCAAATCTGCTTGAAGCGGCGGAGCAGGTGATTGCGCAGTCTCCGCAATTACAGCATGCCGCCAGTGAGACCAATACAATCCAGGCGCTCAAGGATTTGCCCCAGCGAGAAGAAATGCTGACCCATTTCATCTCGGAAGTAACAGAAAAGGTACAGCACATTTGTGTGGATGCGGTGCTTGAGGATATACTTAAAGGTAATTTTTTTAATGTGTTCAAACTGATCGGTTCCATAGGATCACTCTATGCCCTGCTTGCTCCCTACGGCATTGGCTACAGCCTGTTTTCCAAAGACAGAAAATTCGCTGAAAACTGCTTGCAGCACTACGGGATCCACAACCGCATGCGGCCCCAGATGGCTGAAGAAACAGCCATTGCCTATTTTACCGACACCTACTGCGAGGTGAACGGGGTCGCAAAATCCTTGCAGATAACACTTTCCCTTGCCGCAGCACACGGCAAAAAACTGGACATGCTCACGTGCATGCCCAAGGTCGCCAATGCATTTCTGAACGATCCCAAACTTGCCCCCATAAATTTCACGCCGACAGGCAGTTTTTCCATGCCCGAGTATCCGGAACTCTCACTGCACCACCCGCCAGCCTTAAAAATCATCCAACACTGCTTTGACCGTGGCTACACGCTTCTACACTCCGTAACGCCCGGCCCCATGGGCCTTATCGCCCTGCTGGCGGCCAAGATGCTGAACCTGCCCATCCACGCAACCTACCACACGTCCTTTCCGCAATACGTATACAGGCTGACGGATGACCCCTCGCTGGAGGAAACGACATGGCGCTACATATTCTGGTACTATAACCAGATGGATGCCGTATTTGCTCCTTCAGAGGCAACCCGGCAGGATCTCATAGCACGCGGGCTGCAGCCGCAAAAAATCCACGTCTACCCGCGGGGCATTGATGCCTCAGTTTATTCCCCTGCGTGGCAAAGGGATGATTTTTCCAAAGAACAGCAGATCAGATTTCTTTATGTCGGCAGATTGTCCAAAGAAAAAAGCCTCCATCTGCTGATGGAGGCCTTCCGGCGAGTTTATCCGCAAGTGCCCAATGCTGTGCTGACTCTGGTTGGTGATGGGCCACAGTTTGCGGAATTGCAAAAAATGGCCAGGGATCTGCCTGTGGTATTTACAGGCTACCTTGAAGGGAAAGCGCTTATTCAGGCATATGAAAATGCGGATATTTTTGTTTTTCCTTCTGCCACAGACACATACAGCAGGGTTGTGCTGGAAGCGCAGGCCGCCGGGCTTGCCACCATCGTGAGCGGGGTCGGCGGCCCCAAGGAAAATATCATTCCCGGCAAGAGCGGACTTGTGGTCGAGCACGAAAATGCAGAGGCCTATGCCCAGGCAATGCTCTCGCTGGCCTGCTCCCCGGAACGCATGCAGGCCATGAAGCGCGCTGCCCGTGCCTGGGCAGAGTCTCGCCCCCTGCGAAGCGCCTTCATGGCTCAATGGCAGCTCTTTGAAAAATTGAAATCACAGTCGCAGGTGGCATAGGTATTGTGAACTGCGGCCCCAGGAGCGCTGCCCCTGAAAGGCAACGCCGCGCAAAAAAATTCTCAATACAACACACGAAAAAAGGGGAGGCCGAAGCCTCCCCTTGAAGTCGTAATCCTTGCCTTTCGGCTGAGCCGCGTAGCTTAGAAGCTGTACGCGAAGACCACCTGGGCCTTCCACATATCCTGCTTGCTGAAGCTGCCGGCGTTGCCGTCGTTGGCCTTCTTCCAGGTGCTGTTATCCATGCAGTTGATAACGTAGTCCAGTTCAAGATTCATTTCGAGGTTTTCGTAAATCTTGTAGCTGTTCACCAGGTTGAATTCCACCATACCATCGTTGGTGGTCAGGTAAGGACCGGTGTTGTTGCCCCAGCCATCGGCCCAGGCGTGAGCATTGTTCATGTACTTGACCATACCGGTGCTGTTGGTGCCGCCCCAGTAAGCCACGCGGAGGGTGTGCTTCAGGTCTTCAACGAAGCTGATGTCACGAACCTGGGCGCCAATGCCCCAGGTGCCGTCATAGGTCAGGGAGTAGTCCTGACGGATCCAGCCCATGTTGCCGTCACCGATGAAGGAGGTGAAGTTGCCGGAAGCAGCAATGGAAGGCATGCGCTGCGAACCGTTCTTCGGGTTGCCGTCGTCGCCGGAAGCATACCAGCCGAAGATGCCGGGTACGCCCCAGTCAAGCTTGTATTCCACCAGGGCCTTGGCAAGCCAGCCCTGACGCTCGGTGCTGGAACGCTTCGTGGTGCCGTCGCTCTTGAGTGCATCAAAGCGGCCCATGCCCTGCATGTAACCGTAGTTGATGTCCAGTTCGATGTTCAGCGGATCCCACAGGGTGATGGCAACAGGCAGGCCAGCCCAGAAAGCGGTGCCGTAGTCGTTGCCGGTCTTGCCGATCTTGAAGTTGGTCGCACCAATGCCGGGGTAAGGACGCAGGGAGTAAGGCAGGTTACCATCGCTGGTGCCCACGCTGTCATACGCGCTGCTCTTGGTGTCCCACTGGCGATTCAGGGCATTTTTGCCCACCATGCCGTACATGGCCCAGGGGGTCACTTTCACGCCGTCAAAGGTCAGGGGCACCATCAGGCTGAACAGATCCATGTTGTCCAGATAGTTATTCTGCGTGGTCTTGTTGTTGTCAACATAGTTGTCGTTCAGCGGACGGGCCCACAGAGCGGTCAGGCCGACGTTGTCGTTGAACTTGTAGTTGACGGTGATGCCAGCCACGTCGGTATCCATGATGGCGGAGCCGCCGGCCACGTTGGGCAGGGCCACGCCCTGGATGCCCATGCGCACCTTGGCGTCACTCTGCGGCACGGCCCAGTCAATGTAGGCGCGCTTCAGCTTGATGGCGTTGTTGGCGTCAGCGCCAAGAGCGCCACCGGAAGAGCTTTTGCCCCACTGGGTGGTACCGATTTCGAAGTATACAGTGCCGGACAGGGATTCGGAAGCCACGGCATCCAACTGCAGACGAAGGCGCTGAGCGGCCTGGAAGTCGTCTTCAGTGTTGCCCTTGGTCTTCACTCCGTTTGCACGATACGTGTCCATGGGGCTCGCGTTGCCTACGCCGAAGCCCATGAGCCACTGGCCCTTAGCATTAAAATCAATGGCGCTGGCGCCAGTGGCCGCGCCAAACAGCAGGCCGGCAGCCAAAAGAAGTGTACAGATGCGTTTCATAGCCCTTCCTCTCGTTTAAATCATCCCACAGGTAACACTAAGCAACCTGCATTCAGGTTGAAACCTTTCTTACACGGGTTTATGTATAGACGCAAGACTTTTCGTAAAAAAATTTTAACCAAAATTGCC
The window above is part of the Desulfovibrio sp. genome. Proteins encoded here:
- the pstA gene encoding phosphate ABC transporter permease PstA; this translates as MFFFLRGVAACNVLALMGVCGFLFYNGLPALNWEFISQSPRNMMTEGGILPCIIGTAILSLGSLLLAFPLGVASAIYLHEYAKRNAFARYVRLGVNNLAGVPSVVFGLFGLSFFVTFCGFGVSILSGILTLAVLTLPVIIGTAEEALRNVPDTYREASLALGATKWQTISRVVLPCALPGMLTGAILGVARAAGETAAIMFTAAVFYTPKSPDSIFSSVMALPYHMYVLATAGTEIAKTRPLQYGTGLVLLLLVLSMNLLAILLRDHLQRKR
- a CDS encoding glycosyltransferase, producing MDYVTITDHDTIAGALEIAHLPQVFISEEISAFFPDDRCEIHVLAWNITEKQHEDIQRLRSNIYDLVPYLIQQNIPHACAHPLCPANDKLTIPHVEKLILLFSVFELNGARNDVQNEVLRSIVAGLTPEMTTRFEEKYNRASLVAQPWNKHFMAGSDDHSSCNIARSFTRITPVCDSGKGNTLPAAAQLLQAVMQGNTTVNTVPATPLCFAHNLYAIGYQFYKNSTDLAQDMHYSSALRFAENMLTGAPELKPMSVKTRMLTLAGFLLRFGRGRRTTEKSMQANLLEAAEQVIAQSPQLQHAASETNTIQALKDLPQREEMLTHFISEVTEKVQHICVDAVLEDILKGNFFNVFKLIGSIGSLYALLAPYGIGYSLFSKDRKFAENCLQHYGIHNRMRPQMAEETAIAYFTDTYCEVNGVAKSLQITLSLAAAHGKKLDMLTCMPKVANAFLNDPKLAPINFTPTGSFSMPEYPELSLHHPPALKIIQHCFDRGYTLLHSVTPGPMGLIALLAAKMLNLPIHATYHTSFPQYVYRLTDDPSLEETTWRYIFWYYNQMDAVFAPSEATRQDLIARGLQPQKIHVYPRGIDASVYSPAWQRDDFSKEQQIRFLYVGRLSKEKSLHLLMEAFRRVYPQVPNAVLTLVGDGPQFAELQKMARDLPVVFTGYLEGKALIQAYENADIFVFPSATDTYSRVVLEAQAAGLATIVSGVGGPKENIIPGKSGLVVEHENAEAYAQAMLSLACSPERMQAMKRAARAWAESRPLRSAFMAQWQLFEKLKSQSQVA
- a CDS encoding outer membrane homotrimeric porin, encoding MKRICTLLLAAGLLFGAATGASAIDFNAKGQWLMGFGVGNASPMDTYRANGVKTKGNTEDDFQAAQRLRLQLDAVASESLSGTVYFEIGTTQWGKSSSGGALGADANNAIKLKRAYIDWAVPQSDAKVRMGIQGVALPNVAGGSAIMDTDVAGITVNYKFNDNVGLTALWARPLNDNYVDNNKTTQNNYLDNMDLFSLMVPLTFDGVKVTPWAMYGMVGKNALNRQWDTKSSAYDSVGTSDGNLPYSLRPYPGIGATNFKIGKTGNDYGTAFWAGLPVAITLWDPLNIELDINYGYMQGMGRFDALKSDGTTKRSSTERQGWLAKALVEYKLDWGVPGIFGWYASGDDGNPKNGSQRMPSIAASGNFTSFIGDGNMGWIRQDYSLTYDGTWGIGAQVRDISFVEDLKHTLRVAYWGGTNSTGMVKYMNNAHAWADGWGNNTGPYLTTNDGMVEFNLVNSYKIYENLEMNLELDYVINCMDNSTWKKANDGNAGSFSKQDMWKAQVVFAYSF